In Saprospiraceae bacterium, the sequence GTGTGGGCTCACCTGATAGGCGCGATACGCCCGATGTCAGAAATTTTTACTATCTTGACAAAGTTACCTTCTTGCAAAACCTAAGCTATCCTTTTAATCCTTATTGCGATTGCTGTAATAATTATTTTATCCATAGCTTCTTATAAATCATTCTTTCAATTTTTTAAAGTCTACTTTTTATGAATTTCAAATCAATCCTTATCCTTGCCGGTTTATTTATAATTGGCTCTTATTCCTGTACCTCGCCAGTTGCTGAAAAAATGCCGGTGGTGGATACAGCTTCTGTCAAAGCCGAGATACAAGCATTAGAAGACGCCTACGCCAAAGCGGAGATGGCGAAAGATGCTGATGCTGTGGTGGCATATTATGCAGAAGATGCAATCAGTATGCCTAACAATGAACCGAAAGTCATGGGTAAAGCCAATATCTTAAACAGGCTTAAAATGAATATGGCCAAAGATTCGACCCTGGCCAATATTGCGTTTGTCGTTGAAGATATTATGGTGGCTGGAGCTTGTGTCATTGAAACTGGAAAAAGTACTTCCACCAACACCTCTGGTAAAGTCACTGCAGGAAAATATATTTCTATTTTTGAAAAAAGAGATGGAAAATATGTTTGTGTCAAAGACATATTCAATGAAGACGCTGCTGAAAAGTAAATAATTGATGCAATAAAATCTAAATGGAGCTTTAGAACTTCTGAAGCTCCATGGATGATTGGATTCATTTATTAAGTTAACTTTTCTTGATTTCGAGGCCCCAGGTTTTTCCTTTGTCTACCGCTTTTACCCCGCTTTCTATCCATTTTGGTGCTGGAGCACTTTTGAGAAAATGATCAAAAAACTGAGCTTCGCGGATCGAGATATCTTTTTGATTTCGTCGCTCCACCAGGTTATGTGCCTCCCCATTGTAATTGAGCATCCATACCTTCTTGCCAAGGCGCCGCATGTCAGTAAATAATTCTATGCCCTGGTACCATGGTACTGCTCCATCGGCATCATTGGCCATGATAGCCAGGGGTGTGGTGATTTTGGGCAGGTGAAACAAAGGTGAGTTTTCGATATAAAGATCCCTCCGCTGCCAGGGTGTAGCTCCCAGGCGACTTTGAGTCTTTTCATACTGCATTTGTCGATTGAGGCCGCTTGCCCAGCGGATCCCACCGTAGGCACTAAACATATTGACCACCGGAGCACCTGCCCAGGCGGCTTTAAAGAGGTTGGTTTGGGTGATGACATACAAAGCCTGGTAACCGCCCCAGGACTGCCCTTGCAACCCGATATTAGCAGCATCTACCCAGGGATTTTTTTTGAGATACTCTACTCCGGAAACGATATGGTCATAGGCACTGGGTCCGGGATGACCTATCTCATATGCGATATCCGGAACCAACACCAGGTAACCATTACTTACAAAATAGGATATATTCAGTCGCGACGGTGTAGGAGCAGGAGCCTGGTAGGTGTATCGACCATCCGAAAGCTTTTCATAAAAATACACTATCATAGGGTATTTTTTGGAAGGGTCGAAGTCTTCGGGTTTGTAGAGCAGACCGCTCGTGGATTTTCCTTTTAAGGTCTTCCATTGGATCAGATCCACGGTGCCCCAGTTATAGCCTGCTTGCTGAGGATTGATCGCAGTATGTTTGGTCTCTTCAGTAAAATTAGTGCTGGTATACAGATCAGGGCTATGCTCATAATTGCCCTTGGTATAGGCCAGGGTCGCTGCATATTTGGCTTTGATCACAGAGCCGTAGGAGTGTCCACTGATCACAGATTTAACCGGAGACTGATTTTGATCTATAATGGAAGTATAAAAGCCTCTTTGTTTGTCCTTGTCTTGAAGTGCGGATAATAAAAGGCGTTGATTGGAAGTAAAAAATCGTTCTTCAGGATCTAACCTGACCACTCTTAGCTCCGTTTTGGTCGACCGTCCCAGATTTTTAGTAAAATTGATAGGTGCTTGTAGTCCTTTGGGATCTACTTCCCAGATATCATATCGATCATAAATATATACTTTTTGATCGTCCGCTTTCCAACCACAGATACCATATGCCCTGGGGTCATCCGGTGAATCATTTTCTTCATCGGCGAGGGAGGTCTTGATCAGTTTAGTAATAGGATAGGATTTGTCAGCAGTATTATCATGCACGAAATAGGTCCTGGTTTTATTTTCGTACCATAAGATGAATTTGCCTCCGGGGCTGATAGATACATTGCCATCGAGGTCATCTCTGATCAATTGCTTGGAGCCACTGAGCAGATCGATCAGGTATATATCTTCTTTGGTATCGCCCTCCCATTGCAAAGCCACTCGCTGACCTTTGTCTGTACGACCTAAAGCGAAACGGCCGTTTTCTTCATCAGACAAGACCACATTTTCCAGGTCTTCATCACTGACTTGTACCATGGTGTGATCACCTTCGATGAGCGCCAGGTAGTTTTTTTTCAGATCGCGATCCAAATTGGTCAATTGCATCGGTTGGAGATAGTCATCATTGTAGTGCCACACATCTACTTTGGCCTGTTCAAATTCAGGTACTGAAGTATCTTTTGCAGCCCGGATCTCAGCTGTACCGAATAAGAGTCTTTGTCCATTTTTACTAAACCGCACATTGCTGTTTTCGCTGACCTGCCAGCCGGGAGGAAGGCCCGGGCCTCCCGGAGCGACCTTAATGGTGGCACTATCCATGCCGGGACGATGATAACGGAGATGATGTTTTTTGATCTGCGCTGTGCTACTATCAAGTGTAGCCACAAATGCCAGTTGATCACCTTGTTCATCAAAAGCATATTTGGTGGCGCCAATCGATCCCCTGGCCAGCGTATCCACTTGTACATTTTGTAGATTCATTCGAGCTACGATCGCAACCAGATGGCTACTGTCTTTGCGGGACC encodes:
- a CDS encoding S9 family peptidase — encoded protein: MRNIFRAVVYLFLLASFSLHGQSKPPLDHTVYDSWQKISNHWLSPDGHYLAYTVDPQQGDGMLYIKNLLTNRLDSCARGTAAAFTPGSTHVIVKIKPGYEEIRQAKIAKKKPEDMPKDALLIFDLVHQTDTTTANVKSFAVAEKDRNLVVYQSEKTAIDTSKSKKPEANGKEGSPLTILYLDENKSITIPYVTEYKLSKSGNSLAFETSGSRKDSSHLVAIVARMNLQNVQVDTLARGSIGATKYAFDEQGDQLAFVATLDSSTAQIKKHHLRYHRPGMDSATIKVAPGGPGLPPGWQVSENSNVRFSKNGQRLLFGTAEIRAAKDTSVPEFEQAKVDVWHYNDDYLQPMQLTNLDRDLKKNYLALIEGDHTMVQVSDEDLENVVLSDEENGRFALGRTDKGQRVALQWEGDTKEDIYLIDLLSGSKQLIRDDLDGNVSISPGGKFILWYENKTRTYFVHDNTADKSYPITKLIKTSLADEENDSPDDPRAYGICGWKADDQKVYIYDRYDIWEVDPKGLQAPINFTKNLGRSTKTELRVVRLDPEERFFTSNQRLLLSALQDKDKQRGFYTSIIDQNQSPVKSVISGHSYGSVIKAKYAATLAYTKGNYEHSPDLYTSTNFTEETKHTAINPQQAGYNWGTVDLIQWKTLKGKSTSGLLYKPEDFDPSKKYPMIVYFYEKLSDGRYTYQAPAPTPSRLNISYFVSNGYLVLVPDIAYEIGHPGPSAYDHIVSGVEYLKKNPWVDAANIGLQGQSWGGYQALYVITQTNLFKAAWAGAPVVNMFSAYGGIRWASGLNRQMQYEKTQSRLGATPWQRRDLYIENSPLFHLPKITTPLAIMANDADGAVPWYQGIELFTDMRRLGKKVWMLNYNGEAHNLVERRNQKDISIREAQFFDHFLKSAPAPKWIESGVKAVDKGKTWGLEIKKS
- a CDS encoding nuclear transport factor 2 family protein, translated to MNFKSILILAGLFIIGSYSCTSPVAEKMPVVDTASVKAEIQALEDAYAKAEMAKDADAVVAYYAEDAISMPNNEPKVMGKANILNRLKMNMAKDSTLANIAFVVEDIMVAGACVIETGKSTSTNTSGKVTAGKYISIFEKRDGKYVCVKDIFNEDAAEK